The following proteins are encoded in a genomic region of Phragmites australis chromosome 9, lpPhrAust1.1, whole genome shotgun sequence:
- the LOC133928709 gene encoding pentatricopeptide repeat-containing protein At2g30100, chloroplastic-like, whose protein sequence is MPSAHPHPHSMALSSHAAAAVAFPQATRRLPASSVSPRPPPPSRSVRLDRASAPLAPLSPASAAAPDGLLAAAIEHIEREPASAEAPLAALSPRELQLVLVYFAQEGRDAYCALEVFDWLRRANRVDGETMELMAAIACGWIERLVGSGGDVADVAALLGEMDCVGLRPGFSLVEKAVALYWDRGEREQAIEFVRDVLRRGGLGAGAGGEYSGSGDGERGGPVGYLAWKMMMDGDYRDAVKLVIEFKESGLKPEVYSYLIGLTALVKEQKEFSKALRRLNSSVKDGSISELDAERMHSIEKYQSELLSDGVLLSNWAVQEGSSEVLGLVHERLLSLYTCAGRGLEAEHQLWEMKILGREPDTQLYDVVLAICASQGEAAAVRRLLAGVESTSAGRRKKSMSWLLRGYVKGGFYLDASETLMQMLDMGLFPDYLDRAAVLTALRRNIQESGSLESYMKLCKRLSKTDLIGPCIVYIYVHKFKLWMMHML, encoded by the exons ATGCCCTCcgcccacccccacccccattCCATGGCGCTCTCCTCCCACGCCGCCGCGGCGGTCGCCTTCCCTCAGGCCacccgccgcctccccgcgtcCTCCGTCTCCCCCCGCCCCCCGCCGCCCTCGCGTTCAGTGCGCCTCGACCGCGCTTCGGCGCCGCTGGCGCCCCTCTCCCCCGCCAGCGCCGCGGCGCCCGACGGGCTCCTCGCTGCCGCCATCGAGCACATCGAGCGCGAGCCGGCATCCGCCGAGGCGCCACTCGCGGCGCTGTCCCCGCGGGAGCTGCAGCTCGTGCTGGTCTACTTCGCGCAGGAGGGGCGTGACGCCTACTGCGCGCTCGAGGTCTTCGACTGGCTACGCCGCGCCAACCGCGTCGACGGCGAGACCATGGAGCTCATGGCCGCCATCGCCTGCGGCTGGATCGAGCGCCTCGTCGGGTCCGGCGGGGACGTGGCCGACGTCGCCGCGCTGCTAGGGGAGATGGACTGCGTCGGGCTGCGACCGGGGTTCAGCCTCGTCGAGAAGGCCGTCGCGCTCTACTGGGACCGCGGGGAGAGGGAGCAAGCTATCGAGTTCGTCAGGGACGTGCTCAGGAGAGGGGGGCTCGGCGCCGGCGCAGGAGGGGAGTACAGTGGctccggcgacggcgagcgggGAGGGCCTGTCGGCTACCTCGCCTGGAAGATGATG ATGGATGGGGACTATCGGGATGCTGTCAAATTGGTCATTGAATTTAAGGAGAGTGGGTTGAAACCCGAGGTGTATAGTTATCTCATTGGGTTGACTGCCTTGGTTAAAGAGCAAAAGGAATTCTCAAAGGCTCTGCGTAGATTGAATTCATCTGTGAAGGATGGCTCAATTTCTGAACTGGATGCTGAGCGCATGCACAGTATTGAAAAGTATCAATCAGAATTGTTAAGTGATGGTGTTCTTTTATCAAACTGGGCAGTACAGGAAGGCAGCAGTGAAGTTCTAGGACTTGTGCACGAGAGGCTCCTCTCGTTGTATACTTGCGCTGGTCGTGGCTTGGAAGCTGAGCACCAACTTTGGGAAATGAAAATTCTTGGTAGAGAACCTGATACACAGCTCTATGATGTTGTATTGGCCATTTGTGCATCTCAAGGGGAAGCTGCTGCTGTACGCAGATTGCTTGCAGGAGTCGAGTCAACCAGTGCTGGAAGAAGGAAGAAGTCCATGTCATGGCTCCTGCGAGGCTATGTGAAAGGCGGCTTTTATCTAGATGCCTCGGAAACACTCATGCAGATGCTCGATATGGGCTTATTTCCTGATTACCTGGATAGAGCTGCTGTACTGACCGCACTGCGGAGAAACATACAGGAATCCGGCAGCCTAGAATCATACATGAAACTCTGCAAGCGGCTGTCCAAGACAGATCTGATTGGACCTTGTATCGTGTATATATACGTACACAAATTCAAATTGTGGATGATGCACATGCTTTGA